Genomic segment of Dromiciops gliroides isolate mDroGli1 chromosome 3, mDroGli1.pri, whole genome shotgun sequence:
TAGGATCCTATTATAGAATATCTCATTGAATAAACAACCCCCTACATCTGTGATAAGACCCTTTATCCTAAAAAGACAATGCTCACCGTGGAGGTGGGGTAGGGGAATCCTACATCCTATCTAAATCTTCTGGGTAATGGTAGAACATGGCTCTACTAACTAACTTTTCCACATTCTCAATGGGCTGTGTTCCAGCCCCACTGGGAGCTCTGGGAGATCCAGGAAGCAGGGTCTGAAATCAACCTCTACCCGGCAACCACCCCTTAACAGATTTCTGGGATTAGAGAAATAGAGCAAAATAGATTACGTCCAGCCACAAACTAAGGGAAAATAAACACTTAGAAGCAGCAGCAAAAATGACCtttggaaaaacctgggaatTGGTGTTGGGTCCTAAACAGGGTCTTTGTTGCCCAGTAGTTCACCTGTTCCTGCTGTGGCCTTTCAGTCCTCATTTTAATCTCATGTTTGCAGCATCACCACCTCCAcgccaggccccccccccccgcccccccccccgactcCCAGCAGCTGAGATTTGTTCTATCACAAACATGAGATCACAGCTTAATCTCTGCAAAGAGAAGTGAATACCAAAGACTTGTTAAGCAAACAttctgttttccttatgttaTGCATCACAGGCAACacaagggagagaaaacagaacGAGCATTTCTAAAATTGAATTCCTTCCTGAAAAAGGATGAGCTCTTCTACTCCAGGGTGCTGCATGACTTCAGAGAAAAGAGATTTAGGGGCTCAGATGCAATTGAGGCTGTTTCTTACCCACCTGCAaatgaaaagatagagaaataagACGAGAGCAGCTCTTTGGACCTTTGAAATCAACTCTTGTCTTTGCTCTCGTGGATTTAGagcaaaatacttttgtgattaaagtttcttttttgttatgaaGGGCCTACTGTCTTTTTGTATGTGTGAAAATTGGGGGAATAGGTCTGTAGTAATATCATAAAGGgatgggggaaaaacaacatatttcaattcaatggattttttttttgtaactactatgtgtcaggcaccattaTAGGTGCTATAAGAAAGTTACACTAGTTTTAAGGATTGAGGGAGTGCATCATATAAACACAGAATCAAAGAACTATAGAAGTATcagcaggtggtacagtggaaatagtGCTTGCCCTACACCTAGCTCCTGGGTTCATATCCCTGCTAGGGCATGAATcatctgtgtgaacttggacaagtcacttaacctctctgaatcctgggtttccttatctgtaaagtgagggagttggactagatgacccttccagctttaatactatgattctgtgactgctaagatcccttccaactataTATTTGGAATCCATTGTCCTAAATCAGAAGTAGATGGGGACTTTGAAATTATCTTCTGATTaatagataggaaggaaggaaaggagggagagaagacaataagcatatataaaatgcctgctatgtgccagttactgtgctatacactttgcaaatattatctcattgatcctcacaataacccttggagGCAGGTGCTACtgctgtctccattttacagttgaggaaaccaaagcaggcAAAGGttaaaggttaagtgatatgtcatccagagtcacaaagctagtaagcatctgaggtcagatttggactcaggtcttcctgattctaggcccaacaTTTTACCTAATGCACAACTTAACTGCATATTGacagaatatttttaattttacacacacacacacacacacacacacacacacacacacacacacacacatatatatatatggctggTCCTATGGGGGCAAATAACTAACTACACTAGAATCTGAGGGGCAAAAGATCTACTTGGGTGCTTGAAATTCCCAAAATCAAAATGACTCCTTTGTGTTAAGGCATCATATCCTGAAAGCCCCTATCAAAATTCACATTATCCCAATGATCTAACTTATTTACAATATTACCTCTAAATAACCCAGAAAAGGACTTACTGAGAACAGGACATAGGATAGAAACATTCAGATGGTGATGAGGGGGTCAGCAAAGTCTTATGTGTAGCATGTTGGCTAGGTAGAAAGCTCTACCATAGAGGGcatagggagaaggaaaggggagtgaGGGAATCAGGGCATCTGTAGCCGCAAGACCTCCTCTTACCAAAGGCCTGGAGATTACTTCCTACTCTACCAAGCCAAAAGACTCAACATCCCAAAATcccaaagttagaagggacctcagtggtgaTCTAAGCCAACCAATAACTGAAGTTTGAATCTCATCTACAACATCCTTAGTAAGTAGCCTTGCTATCTCTGTTGGAAGAcctcaaattttaaaagatgcattAGCTCCCCAAATggtccattccattttttgaaagctctaattgttaaaacATTATTTCTTATACTGAGTCAAAATTTGTCTTCTTGTGGCTTCCAGGAATTTCTGAGTTCAAGCCAAATAAAGCCAATCCATATTCCTACTTGAACACCTTTCAAATTCTGGGAGAGAGAAATCATGTCTCCCATACATCTTAGCTTCTTCAGATTTTAGCATTTTTGTGGCCAAAGTCCTTGAGGCAATTTACAGTAGGTGCACCTCAACATTCAActcttctctccaaagttatcaataatctcttaattgccagatctaaAGGACtgattttctcagtcctcatttttTGTAACTTCTCTTACTGATCCTCAGCAGgaatttattctcttctctctaggttttcatgacactgctctctcttggttctcctacctgacctaactgttccttctcagtctcttttcctggattttcatccaggtcacacctgCTAAATGTGGGTCTCCCAAAGGTCTGCATCCTGGGCTGTCTTGTCTTCTCCATGCATTTTACTTAAGTTGGAGATCTCATTAGCTCTCAAGGAATCAATCGTCATCTCTCTGCAGACAATTCACATACCTACTTGTCCAGCTCTACCCTCTTTCCTGATCTCCGGGCTCAAATCTCAAAATGTCTATTAGGCACCTGGAACTAGATGTTATtcttagacattttaaactcatcaTATCCAAAagtgaattcattatctttacccccaaaccctcccttcttcctcacttccctgCCACTGTTGAATGCCACCATTCTCATTcaccagtcactcaggctcacaacccaggTGTCATCCTCAGTTCCCCACTCTCCTTCAccccccatatctaatcagttgtcaagtcctatTGTTTCTGATTTCCCAACATCTTTCCTATAAGTGGCATTTTCTCCTCTGCCACTGCCAAGAGTGCAATAGGCCTTCATCACTTCAGGTCTGGACTTTGCAATAGCCAATTGGTTGGTCTCCccacctcaagtctttccctactccatGCCATCTTCCTTTCAGttgtcaaaattgttttcctaaagcacaggtttatGTGTTActacccttccctccccaccattaaataaactccagtggcccccTAATGCcagtaggatcaaatataaaatcctgtttgacttttaaattccttcataatctggcttctTCCACCTTTTCATATTCTTCCACTTTACtttcatgtatttttcttttttttttttgcggggcaatgagggttaagtgacttgcccagggtcacacagctagtaagtgtcaggtatctgaggccagctttgaactcaggtcctcctgaatccagcgccagtgctttaaccactgtgctacccagctgcccctttcatgTATTTTTCAAGCAACACcggcctctttgctgttcttctCACGAGattctccatttcccaactctagGAGTTTTTACTATCTATTCCCACGCCCAgaactctccctctctcctcattgCCACCTCCTGTCTTCTCTGCTCACCTTAGAACTTCTGCAAGAACCTGTTCCCAATTTTCCATCTTTATGTTTTCTCTCTGAGACTACCTTCAATTTATCTTCTAGATAtcctatttgtacatagttgtttatatgtcACCTTCCCACCCCATTAGACTATGTTTCCTGTAAGCGGTGCCtcttagcctttctttgtatcctcagtgtttagcacagtgcccagcacacagtaggcacttgataaatgctgttTGATTGACAAGTTTCAACATCTCCTACAGACAATAGCCTGTGAGGATGGTAGAATCTAGAGAGgtaatggtggtagtggtgtttttttttaattaataaagtattttatttttttccattacacgtaaagatagttctcaacttttgtttatacaagctttacaatttcagatttttctccctccctcccctccctcccccctcccctagacagcaggtaatctgatataggttttatatatatatatatatatatatatatatatatatatatatatatatatatatatatatacacataataacattaatcctatttctgcattagtcatgttataagagaaaaaaatgagagcaatgatgaaaaacctcaaaatagaaaaaaaaacaacagcatcaaaaccaaaagaaatggtatggttcattcagcatctatactccgcagttcttttttttttttttccctggatttggagatcctcttccatcacgagtcccctggaactcttctgtgccattgcattggtgagaagaatatagtccatcacagtagatcaacactcaatgttgatgttactgtgtacaatgttcttcgagctctgctcatctcactcatcatcagcccacgcaggaccctccaggtttctctgaactcctcctgctcattgtttcttatagcacaatagtattccattgtattcatataggtgtttttttttcttcctagtttCAAAAAGCTTTTATTGGTGACTCCcctaaaggcaaaaaaataaaaaaaaactatccaCTGCAGAGACAACATTTTGTAATAAAGAATTAGTATCTTTATCCCCTGCTTTCATCTTATTATGAACATTGAAGAGCAGTTTTCCATGTCCAGATCCATGACTTGTTTTAAAAAGGCACCCATAATTGTGGCCCTCCACCATTCTATATGCCAGTAGTAGGCATTGTGCTGCCTCAACCACAGACTGTAACAGAATTAGAAAGCTCTTTTGCCCAATCTAACAAAATATTTAAGGTTGCATTCTGCTTCCTTGTTACCTGCTAGAAAAATAAGAATCTCCAAGTTTTTCCTAACCGTGGTTAGAACACTCAACATTTGAAAAAACACACCcctatctgaaacacctgaattATTACAAGTTGTTGATCATAAATGTAGGGAGGTGAAGCTCAAAACTAGACGTGTTAAACTGTATCCATCCTTGAGTGGATAATTAGAAAAAGGGATGATTTGTCTATTAGGCTGGTTAAAGAGGTCCTTCCTATTCCTGCAGTGAGTGCTCCTAAGAAGCCCCTTTCCCAAATGCCAACAGTGCTAGGTGGCTGATGATAGAGATTGCAATGAATCTCACAAGGATTGTAGGCCCAAACAGTGCCATCCCAGAGATAGCCAGCAGAGCGCCCAAGAGAGTTCAATGACCCAAGTGAAAAGCTGGTAAAGGCACGAGTAGAGGAATCACGGGTGACTTTTAGTGCCATTTTAATTTAACAAGCCATTAGTAGACCATCCCAAAGACTCCTGACTTTCATCACCGAAAGATATTTAAATCAATTACTGTAGGAAGACATGATTGGCAGGCTGATATCTTCTGGTAGAGATCTTCAAGGGAGCCCCAGCTAGACCCCAGCATGGTCTTGCTGGAGTAGCCTATGGCTGAGGGGTGTACCGTAGGTATTTCTTGCCTGAAGGGAGCTCTTTGGTGAAGACGCCTTTAGTAAAGAGTTTTTTGTCCTCCTCTTCAGAGAGAGTTGGAATAACCATGACACTATCTCCACATTTCCAGTCGACAGGAGTAGCAACCTTCTTGTATGCTGTCAACTGAAGGGAATTAACCACTCTGAGGATCTCATCAAAGTTCCTGCCAGTTGTTGCTGGGTAGAGGATAGAAAGCTTCAACTTCTTATCTGGGCCGAAAATAAATACCACACGAGCTGTCAAAGGCATGCCCTGCCCATCCCGTTCATCTGGGTCTAACATGCCCAACTTGACGGCGAGGTCTCGGTTGTGATCATCAATGATGGGGAAAGGCAGCTTCTCTATGGGCTCATCTCCATTGTATGCATTGATATCCTTACTCCAGGCAAGATGGTCTTGGACAGAGTCAATGGAAAAGGCAATCATCTTAACATTCCGCTTGGCGAATTCCGGGGCCAGCTTGGCAGCACGGCCCAGCTCTGTTATGCACACTGGGGTAAAGTCCCGAGGGTGGGAGAAGAGAATGCCCCATGAGTCTCCGAGGAAATCGTGGAAGCGGATACGACCGATCGTAGTGTCCGCCTTGAAGTTGGGGGCCTCGTCTCCGAGCAGCAGACCTCCGGGCATGGCGGCGGCGAGGAGCAGGAGAGCTCGGTGGTGTTTTTAAAGGTGGGGACTCTTGGTTGTATTGGCAGGTGGCAGAGAACAATGAAGAGACTGAGTAAGATTAAGGACTAGAGAGAGGTGGGATAATAAGAATCTGCTGGAGATGattgatggaaggaaatagtatcAAGGGTTCACATAGAAGGGTTGGTCTTGATGGGGAGAAGAGCCACATATTCATCAGAGGTTATTGTAAATGAAAAACTAATGGGGGATGATATCATTGGGTTGTAAgatgaggagaaggagataagagaGAACTCACAGAGAATGATCTGTATTTTCTTTATAAAGTATAAGATTGGGTCTTTAACTCATTATTTATTCCCTCCCTAATTGGTTTATgtcaatatacatataaaatagaaataaagccatgagtcccccccccccccgaaaaaaaaagatttaacatCTCTAGTCCCTTTAACCAATCATTGTAGGGCATGGCTTACAGTCCCCTCACCATGGCAGTCACCTTTCTCTTGATATGCTCTAGTTTGTTTGAGTCATTCCAAATGTGATGCCTAGAACAGGGTTCTAATCTCCAGGGTAATTTAATCAGAGGCAATATCACTTATATTTTTCTGGATTTCTATCAATCCAAAGATTGCATTACTGCTGCATACTACTGGCTCATATTGACTTCTCCCAGTTCTTCCCTGGATTTAAAATAAGAcctaaaactggaaaagaaacagATCTGAGATGCCATGAATCGTTTTCAACTCTTTCCCCTCCACCATATCTTTCTACATCTCCCAGATTTGTATTGTCACATGAGCATTTGAAAGGATATTCTGGGAAGTGCTTAATGATcagctctttaaaaaattacacaagagattttgggatttttttgttgttcagttgtttttcagtcatgtccaattctttgtgacctgtttggggttttcttggcaaagatactggagtggtttgccatttccgtcttgctcattttaccaatgaggaaactgaggataacagggttaagtgacttgcccagggtcacacagctagtaagtgtctgaaaccagatttgaacttaggaagaggagtctttctgactcttggcctggcactctatccactgtgccacttagctgccctaaagtaatacttttaagtttaatctaaaatattaacatttttcttcatcactttcttaattcaACATTTGCTGGTTTCCAAATTGTGAATGTTCATACTGAAAAGCTTGTGATGGTatgaactggctccagcacaaccGTCCTGGTATCTATAATAAGATAAGAatctctctggggcagctaggtggcgcaatggatagagcaccagccctggagtcaggaggacccgagttcaaatccaacctcagatgcttaacacttaactagctgtgtgaccctgggcaagtcacttaaccccaattgcctcaccaaaaaaaaaaaaaaaaagaatcactctCTGGACCTCTGTTACCTTATCCACAAAAAGAGggaagggttggattagatgccttTAGAGATGCCTCCTAGACCCAGATCTATATGACCTTGCAAAGTCACAAAGTCTGAGGCTTTCCTTATTCATCCTCACAACTTTCTACTTTATACACAAAATGCCTAGAACCAAGCTATAGGCTCTCTGAATATAAACTAAAGTAAGCTTACGTTTGTCCCTGGATAAATAGTCCCAGTGGGAATCACAAATAGAAACCTGTAGTGGAAAGACTAAGTAGTCTCTAAGTACCTTTAGTGAGTAAAGATGATTAATAATGATTTTTGTAGTAGTTTGTCTAAAGGGAACACCCTAGACCAGTGGTTGCCAACATTTTTCATTCCTTGAACctatttcaacaacaacaaaatgttctgTGAACTCTCAGGGAAATTCCCTGTCTCCCCCctccattttataaaaatattttattttcagttctaaattctctccctctcttcaccccatcccccacccattaagaaggcaagaaataggatacccattatacatgtcatacaaaacatatcttcacattagccatgttggggggtggggtgggagtgaatgaacaagaaaaataaagtggaaaaatatgcttcagtttgcacttgaattcatcagttctctctctgaaagtgaatagcatttttcatcatgagtcctttgggaatgtcttggatcattgtattgctaagaatagctaactcattcacaattcttcatcttaCTGCATTGCTGTTCTGGTTCTagttacttcactttgcatcagcttatatagtcttcccagatttttctgaaatcatccccttcatcatttctatctctctctctttttttttttttttggtgggacaatgagggttaagtgacttgcctagggtcatactgctagtaagtgtcaagtgtctgagactggatttgaattcaggttctcctgaatctaaggccggtgctttatcccctgcgccatctaactgccctccccttcgtcatttcttttttttttttttagtgaggcgattggggttaagtgacttgcccagggtcacacagctagtaagtgttgtgtctaaggccggatttgaactcaggtactcctgactccagggccggtgctctatccactgcaccacctagctgccccccttcatcatttctaacaGTATTCCATctcaattatataccacaacttgttcagccatagacatcctctcaatttccagttttctgctaccacaaaaagaactgctatatttttgtacatatgagtctttttccttttttctttgatctctttggaatcctagtagttgtattactgggctaaaaggtatgcacaattttatagccctttgagtatagttctaaattgttcttcagaatggttggagcaattTACAACCCCACCCACAgggcattagtgtacctatttttctacatcctctctagcatttgtcattttccttttctgctctcAAGATAACTTAATATGCTGTcatattcttttacatttatttattaacaatAACTACAGTGATAATGTGTCCCAAAATTCCAGATTAAATTCTACTCATAATTATCATAACATGTAAAATTTGATTCTACCTACCATTATGAAAactaaatacaaaatgtaaaactaattataaaataattatgagtATTTTGTGGGGGATATTTTGTAAGAATTAAAATAATCAATCTAGCAAAACCTCAAATGTATACTATTACCTACAATATTTCATATTAAATTTACAAATCTTGTTGAATACAAAGAACttttggcttttgtttgtttgttttgctttttgcagggcaattggggttaagtgacttgcccaaggtcacacagctagtaagtgtcaagtgtctgaggccggatttgaactcaggaactcctgagtccagggccggtactttatccactgagccacctagccgcccctacaaaGAACTTTTAATGAAGTaagttttttaatgaaataagaatatatttaacaaaataatcatAGATAAATTTAATTTTGATGTTGGACTTTGTTTGAACAAAGGCTTGCAGTATTTGGTTTAACCAAGGACATAGTCTTAAATCTGGTTTTGCGTGGAGTCCATTTTGattcaaaagaagaataaaactAAAATGTTCACTAACAAATATGTAGCAGAAAAAATGGTAGAATTTTACAAACTCACTTGCTGAGAGATAGAAATTCATGATTTTAAATGTTTAGTCACTTAACCAACCAACAAAGATGAATAACTAGTtacaatagaaaatattttcttttctacagGCTAACAAGCCTtgtattaaatgataaatgtaaTTATGGCTTGATTGTATATTACTTAATTTTTAACTTATGAGTTTACATATAAACTAACCTTTACAAGGAAAGAATCTATTCAGACttgactttcttctcttttatcaCTGGCATACCAGCTATGCTTTCACAGAAATTCTAATGGACAACAGATGAATATTGGCAACCAGTTCGTTTAAAAATCCATCAGACAAAATAGTAACATGAGCAGAGGGTATATTTAAATCAGAAAATAGCCTTAATACTGCAATGAGAGGTAATACGAGGTTTATATAACATTTGTGATGATCTGGGAAAGCTTCAAGATAGCCTCTACTGTGTATGCCCAGTGATCATGGTTTTTTAATATCTTGGCATTTGCACTGAAAGAATGCAAACATTAGTAACATCTTGATCACATAATTACCCAACTGCTGAGGTCCAATTATAGGGTAACAGAGCAGAGTGAGGGAGCTACTCTCCTGTTGTACACAAAATGCAGATGAGGTTATGGACACATGTCTGACCACCCACTGGAAACCAGTTTGCCCTGGAATGATGACCCATTGCATTGGTTTGGAAACATTGCCCTTAGAAGTGGTCGCTGATGTAACTGTTGCATGAACACCAAAATCACAGGGTGCGTGATCATGACAGTTCCAAACTGCTGCAGAAACAAACTTGTAGTGCTTCAAATATGCTCATGATTGTTGTCATAGACATAACTGAGAAAGTATTTAGTACTTAGGGGACTATTGAAGAATTTTTCGTGTGGATTACCATTAGACTATCACCatgacccctcccccaaattacaAACTAAATGGGTACCActgtcttatatttttttttaagtgaggcaattggggttaagtgacttgcccagggtcacacagctagtaagtgttaagtgtctgaggccggatttgaactcaggtactcctgactccagggccggtgctctatccactgcaccatctagctgcccctgtcttataTTTCTCAAGAATGGAGTCTgtggatgaagaaattaagaagacAATTTGGAAATTATATTAGTCACTCACTGGGTCTCCACTGTTGACTAGAGATTCCAATCTGGATGTTCAAACAGAGTGCTACATTGGGCAGACATTAACTTGTCAGCTGTAAAATGTCCCCAGGGAAGCTCTAATGTAATGACCTTCTCTCCATGACAAGGTGAAAATGTACACCAGCTCTATCAATCTGTTCCAAAGGCAACCTGATACAGTGTCCTGCTGTGCATACTGCTATTTCAGTAAAACTAAAGGTGCTTGTGCTATCAAGTGGGAACTGAACATTCTGAAGTGTTTGGGGGTTGATTTTCCATTCTGTAACTTACCATTGTTGAGTATGATTGGGATCAGGCTTGGAACAAGGGGAGGGTGCTTAACTATGGTTTTGCCAGTAAAAGATGATGCTATCCAGCCTTTAGTAGAATGCATGAGATGAAAGATAAGTCCCAAAGATAGCTCCATGTACTCATGAAAATACACCCAGGCTGCC
This window contains:
- the LOC122749521 gene encoding peroxiredoxin-6-like; protein product: MPGGLLLGDEAPNFKADTTIGRIRFHDFLGDSWGILFSHPRDFTPVCITELGRAAKLAPEFAKRNVKMIAFSIDSVQDHLAWSKDINAYNGDEPIEKLPFPIIDDHNRDLAVKLGMLDPDERDGQGMPLTARVVFIFGPDKKLKLSILYPATTGRNFDEILRVVNSLQLTAYKKVATPVDWKCGDSVMVIPTLSEEEDKKLFTKGVFTKELPSGKKYLRYTPQP